The Oncorhynchus kisutch isolate 150728-3 linkage group LG20, Okis_V2, whole genome shotgun sequence genome has a segment encoding these proteins:
- the LOC109865115 gene encoding C-reactive protein — protein sequence MTFTVEEKDAEESSSKTAILDICLIKSFKQEDMESVLKWMEKLLVLLFLIYGCYAEHQDLSGKKFIIPVETSNSFVKLSGNISKPVTAMTMCQRFFTEEHRDQSLFSLATPSDPKDINLCMQSKGGYKLNIRGNSVTISGLPENRNAWISFCGTWDSKTGLTQMWANGRRSASKILKPNGPINGKPSIILGQNQGSYGGSFVASQSFVGDVTDVHFWDSVISPCQIKLYMQGKNFTPGNILNWKALEFTTGGGVFKEISDYNC from the exons ATGACTTTTACAGTAGAAGAGAAAGACGCGGAAGAGAGCTCGAGTAAAACTGCTATCCTGGACATTTGCTTAATCAAGTCTTTTAAACAAGAAGACATGGAAAG TGTACTAAAGTGGATGGAGAAGCTGCTGGTTCTGCTGTTTCTGATCTATGGTTGTTATGCTGAACATCAAG ATCTCTCAGGGAAAAAGTTCATCATCCCAGTCGAGACAAGCAACTCGTTTGTAAAACTCTCTGGCAACATCTCAAAGCCTGTTACTGCTATGACCATGTGTCAGAGGTTCTTCACTGAGGAACACCGAGACCAGTCCCTTTTTTCTCTAGCAACCCCCTCTGATCCCAAAGATATCAATCTGTGTATGCAATCAAAGGGTGGGTATAAACTGAATATCAGAGGAAATTCTGTTACTATCAGCGGTTTGCCAGAAAATAGAAATGCATGGATCTCTTTTTGTGGCACCTGGGACTCTAAAACGGGTCTCACCCAGATGTGGGCGAATGGGAGACGAAGTGCATCGAAGATTCTTAAGCCAAATGGCCCTATAAATGGAAAACCAAGTATAATCTTAGGTCAAAACCAAGGCAGTTATGGTGGAAGTTTTGTAGCATCACAATCCTTTGTGGGGGATGTTACTGATGTACACTTCTGGGACAGTGTCATCTCTCCTtgccaaatcaaattgtatatgCAAGGGAAAAACTTTACTCCAGGAAATATTCTCAACTGGAAAGCATTGGAGTTCACTACTGGGGGAGGGGTGTTCAAGGAGATAAGTGACTATAACTGTTAG